A genome region from Micromonospora peucetia includes the following:
- the argS gene encoding arginine--tRNA ligase — MTPAELAEVVLSAAHAVFTERGLDRSALPEETVVERPRNPEHGDYASTLALQLSKKVGVPPRELATALAEQLGRAPGIKSVEIAGPGFLNIRLDAASAGQLARTIVEAGEAYGRSDRLAGQRINLEFVSANPTGPVHIGGVRWAAVGDALSRLLRATGADVGTEYYFNDAGSQIDRFARSLLAAAKGEPAPEDGYAGAYITEIADAVRGIRPDVLELDDAAAQEVFRVEGVTLMFAEIKSSLLSFGVEFDTYFNEKDLHDRGELDLALERLREQGRVFESDGATWLRTTDFGDDKDRVLRKSNGEWTYFAADCAYYLDKRERGFERVVIMLGADHHGYIGRMKAMAACFGDDPERSLEILIGQMVNLVRDGAPVRMSKRAGTVVTLEDLVDAIGVDASRYALARYSSDSPIDIDVELWTRASRDNPVYYVQYVAARTASVGRNAAEVGLTRGDAAAFHPELLGHEKENELLKALAEFPAVVAAAAELRGPHRVARYLEELAGAYHRFYDECRILPRGDEETTDLHRARLWLNDATRTVIANGLRLLGVSAPERM; from the coding sequence GTGACTCCCGCAGAACTCGCCGAGGTCGTCCTCTCCGCAGCCCACGCCGTCTTCACCGAGCGTGGCCTGGACCGCTCCGCCCTGCCGGAGGAGACGGTGGTCGAGCGACCTCGCAACCCCGAGCACGGCGACTACGCCTCCACGCTGGCACTTCAGCTCAGCAAGAAGGTGGGCGTCCCGCCGCGCGAGCTGGCCACGGCCCTCGCCGAGCAGCTCGGCCGGGCCCCGGGGATCAAGTCGGTGGAGATCGCCGGGCCGGGCTTCCTCAACATCCGGCTCGACGCGGCCAGCGCCGGCCAGCTCGCCCGGACGATCGTCGAGGCCGGCGAGGCGTACGGCCGCAGCGACCGGCTCGCCGGCCAGCGGATAAACCTGGAGTTCGTCTCGGCGAACCCGACCGGCCCGGTGCACATCGGTGGCGTCCGCTGGGCGGCCGTCGGCGACGCGCTCAGCCGGCTCCTGCGCGCCACCGGCGCCGACGTCGGCACGGAATACTATTTCAACGACGCGGGCTCGCAGATCGACCGGTTCGCCCGCTCGCTGCTTGCCGCCGCGAAGGGCGAGCCGGCCCCGGAGGACGGGTACGCCGGGGCGTACATCACCGAGATCGCCGACGCCGTCCGGGGGATCCGCCCCGACGTGCTGGAATTGGACGACGCCGCCGCCCAGGAGGTCTTCCGGGTCGAGGGCGTGACGCTGATGTTCGCCGAGATCAAGTCCTCGCTGCTCAGCTTCGGCGTCGAGTTCGACACCTACTTCAACGAGAAGGACCTGCACGACCGGGGCGAGCTGGACCTCGCCCTCGAACGGCTGCGCGAGCAGGGGCGGGTGTTCGAGTCCGACGGCGCGACCTGGCTGCGCACCACCGACTTCGGCGACGACAAGGACCGGGTGCTGCGCAAGTCCAACGGCGAGTGGACGTACTTCGCCGCCGACTGCGCCTACTACCTCGACAAGCGGGAGCGCGGCTTCGAGCGGGTCGTGATCATGCTGGGCGCCGACCACCACGGCTACATCGGCCGGATGAAGGCGATGGCCGCCTGCTTCGGCGACGACCCGGAGCGCAGCCTGGAGATCCTGATCGGCCAGATGGTCAACCTGGTCCGCGACGGTGCCCCGGTCCGGATGAGCAAGCGGGCCGGCACCGTGGTGACCCTGGAGGACCTGGTCGACGCGATCGGCGTGGACGCCTCCCGGTACGCGCTGGCCCGCTATTCCAGCGACTCCCCGATCGACATCGACGTCGAGCTGTGGACCCGGGCCAGCCGCGACAACCCGGTCTACTACGTGCAGTACGTGGCGGCCCGGACGGCCAGCGTGGGCCGCAACGCCGCCGAGGTGGGGCTGACCCGCGGCGACGCCGCCGCGTTCCACCCGGAACTGCTCGGCCACGAGAAGGAGAACGAGCTGCTCAAGGCGCTCGCCGAGTTCCCCGCCGTGGTGGCCGCGGCGGCCGAGCTGCGCGGCCCGCACCGGGTGGCGCGCTACCTGGAGGAGCTGGCCGGGGCCTACCACCGGTTCTACGACGAGTGCCGGATCCTGCCGCGCGGCGACGAGGAGACCACCGACCTGCACCGGGCCCGGCTCTGGCTCAACGACGCCACCCGTACCGTGATCGCCAACGGCCTGCGCCTGCTGGGCGTCTCGGCCCCGGAGAGGATGTAG
- the lysA gene encoding diaminopimelate decarboxylase: MRAHEAGALHGDIGSRGPAWLRTPADVNALVPQLWPRNVARGADGALTVAGLGVRDIAAEFGTPVYVLDEDDLRSRCRDFRSAFDGVDVYYAGKAFLCRAVVRMIAEEGLSLDVCTGGELATALSAGMPPERIGFHGNNKSVAELTRALDAGVGRIILDSFDEIDRLTALARERGVRPRVMIRVTVGVEAHTHEFIATAHEDQKFGFSLAGGAAAEAAFRVLDEGVLELRGLHSHIGSQIFDASGFEVSARRVLALQAQIRDARGVELPELDLGGGFGIAYTTQDDPAAPQDLAKRLRRIVESECAVERLAVPHLSIEPGRAIVGPAVFTLYEVGTVKSVPVGAGGDTADGRRAYVSVDGGMSDNIRTALYDASYSATLASRASAAGPMLARVVGKHCESGDIVVKDEFLPADVQPGDLVAVPGTGAYCRSMASNYNHVPRPPVVAVRDGRARLIVRRETEEDLLALDVG; encoded by the coding sequence ATGCGGGCTCACGAGGCCGGTGCGCTGCACGGTGACATCGGCAGCCGGGGGCCGGCGTGGCTGCGTACCCCGGCCGACGTCAACGCCCTGGTGCCGCAGCTGTGGCCGCGCAACGTGGCGCGCGGCGCCGACGGCGCGCTGACCGTCGCGGGCCTTGGCGTCCGCGACATCGCGGCCGAGTTCGGCACCCCGGTGTACGTCCTCGACGAGGACGACCTGCGCTCGCGCTGCCGCGACTTCCGCAGCGCCTTCGACGGCGTCGACGTCTACTACGCGGGCAAGGCGTTCCTCTGCCGCGCGGTGGTCCGGATGATCGCCGAGGAGGGCCTGAGCCTCGACGTGTGCACCGGGGGCGAGCTGGCCACCGCGTTGTCGGCCGGGATGCCGCCCGAGCGGATCGGCTTCCATGGCAACAACAAGTCGGTGGCCGAGCTGACCCGGGCGCTGGACGCCGGGGTGGGCCGGATCATCCTCGACTCGTTCGACGAGATCGACCGGCTCACCGCGCTCGCCCGGGAGCGGGGCGTACGCCCCCGGGTGATGATCCGGGTCACGGTCGGCGTCGAGGCGCACACCCACGAGTTCATCGCCACCGCGCACGAGGACCAGAAGTTCGGCTTCTCCCTCGCGGGCGGGGCGGCGGCCGAGGCGGCCTTCCGGGTGCTCGACGAGGGCGTGCTGGAGTTGCGCGGCCTGCACTCGCACATCGGCTCGCAGATCTTCGACGCCAGCGGCTTCGAGGTCTCCGCCCGCCGGGTGCTCGCCCTCCAGGCGCAGATCCGCGACGCGCGCGGGGTGGAGTTGCCCGAACTGGACCTCGGCGGCGGCTTCGGCATCGCGTACACCACCCAGGACGACCCGGCGGCCCCGCAGGACCTGGCGAAGCGGCTGCGCCGGATCGTCGAGTCCGAGTGCGCGGTGGAGCGGCTGGCGGTGCCGCACCTTTCGATCGAGCCGGGCCGGGCGATCGTGGGGCCGGCCGTGTTCACCCTCTACGAGGTGGGCACGGTGAAGTCCGTGCCGGTGGGCGCGGGCGGTGACACGGCCGACGGGCGTCGTGCCTACGTGAGCGTCGACGGGGGGATGAGCGACAACATCCGCACCGCCCTCTACGACGCGTCCTACTCCGCGACGCTGGCGTCCCGGGCGTCGGCCGCCGGGCCGATGCTCGCCCGCGTGGTGGGAAAGCACTGTGAGTCCGGGGACATCGTGGTGAAGGATGAATTCCTGCCCGCCGACGTGCAGCCCGGAGATCTTGTCGCGGTGCCGGGCACCGGCGCCTACTGCCGGAGCATGGCCAGCAACTACAACCATGTGCCCCGGCCGCCGGTGGTCGCGGTGCGCGACGGCCGGGCGCGCCTGATCGTCCGGCGGGAGACCGAAGAGGACCTGCTGGCATTGGACGTGGGATGA
- a CDS encoding homoserine dehydrogenase yields the protein MRLALLGCGTVGSEVVRLLHEQAADLAARIGAPLEIAGIAVRRLGRDRGDLPVDPALFTTDALGLVKRDDVDVVIEVVGGIEPARSWLVEALRAGKSVVTANKALLAEDGAALHDAAADGGGDLYYEASVAGAIPLLRPLRESLHGDRINRVTGIVNGTTNFILSAMDATGAGFAEALEEATELGYAEADPTADVEGFDAAAKAAILASLAFHTRVGAADVHREGITEVTAADVASAKAMGCTIKLLCIAARGADAAGRETVSVRVHPAMIPLSHPLASVGDAFNAVFVEAEAAGPLMFYGRGAGGAPTASAVLGDVVAVSRNRLAGVRSASESAYADLAVRPMGEALTRYHISLDVADRPGVLEAVAGVFARHDVSIATVRQGPAGGGAAGRGDDADLVIVTHVAPDAALAATVGELRGLDIVRSVASVLRVEGGL from the coding sequence GTGCGCCTGGCACTGCTCGGCTGCGGCACGGTCGGTAGCGAGGTGGTCCGGCTGCTGCACGAGCAGGCCGCCGACCTCGCCGCCCGGATCGGCGCCCCGCTGGAGATCGCCGGCATCGCCGTACGCCGTCTCGGCCGCGACCGGGGCGACCTGCCCGTCGACCCGGCCCTGTTCACCACCGACGCGCTCGGCCTGGTCAAGCGCGACGACGTGGACGTGGTCATCGAGGTGGTCGGCGGCATCGAGCCGGCGCGGAGCTGGCTGGTGGAGGCGCTGCGTGCCGGCAAGAGCGTGGTCACGGCCAACAAGGCTCTGCTCGCCGAGGACGGCGCGGCCCTGCACGACGCGGCGGCCGACGGCGGTGGCGACCTCTACTACGAGGCGTCCGTGGCGGGGGCGATCCCGCTGCTGCGCCCGCTGCGTGAGTCGCTGCACGGCGACCGGATCAACCGGGTCACCGGCATCGTCAACGGCACCACCAACTTCATCCTCTCCGCCATGGACGCCACCGGCGCCGGCTTCGCGGAGGCGCTGGAGGAGGCCACCGAGCTGGGCTACGCCGAGGCCGACCCGACCGCCGACGTCGAGGGCTTCGACGCGGCGGCCAAGGCCGCCATCCTCGCCTCACTGGCGTTCCACACCCGGGTCGGCGCGGCCGACGTGCACCGGGAGGGCATCACCGAGGTCACCGCGGCCGACGTGGCCAGCGCCAAGGCGATGGGGTGCACCATCAAGCTGCTCTGCATCGCCGCCCGGGGTGCCGACGCCGCCGGCCGGGAGACGGTCAGCGTGCGGGTGCACCCGGCGATGATCCCGCTGAGTCACCCGCTGGCCAGCGTCGGCGACGCGTTCAACGCGGTCTTCGTCGAGGCCGAGGCGGCCGGGCCGCTGATGTTCTACGGCCGGGGTGCGGGCGGCGCGCCGACTGCCAGCGCGGTGCTCGGCGACGTGGTGGCGGTCTCCCGCAACCGGCTCGCCGGGGTGCGCTCGGCCAGCGAGAGCGCCTACGCCGACCTGGCGGTGCGGCCGATGGGGGAGGCGCTGACCCGCTACCACATCAGCCTGGACGTGGCCGACCGGCCGGGTGTGCTGGAGGCGGTGGCCGGGGTGTTCGCCCGGCACGACGTGTCGATCGCCACCGTGCGGCAGGGCCCGGCGGGCGGCGGCGCGGCCGGCCGGGGCGATGATGCCGACCTGGTCATCGTCACCCACGTGGCACCGGACGCGGCGCTCGCCGCCACCGTGGGCGAGCTGCGCGGGCTGGACATCGTCCGCTCGGTGGCGAGCGTGCTGCGGGTGGAGGGCGGCCTGTGA